The segment CCGCGGCCGGGTGCTGCTGTTGGTGAACGTGGCGTCGAAGTGCGGGCTGACGCCGCAGTACGCGGGTCTGGAGCGCCTGCAGGAGAAGTACGGGGAGCGCGGGTTCACGGTGCTCGGGTTCCCGTGCAACCAGTTCCTGGGGCAGGAGCCGGGGTCGGCGGAGGAGATCCAGGAGTTCTGCTCGACCACGTACGGGGTGTCCTTCCCGCTGTTCGAGAAGATCGACGTGAACGGGGCGGGGCGGCACCCGCTGTACGCCCGGCTGACCGAGGCGGCGGACGCCACCGGTGAGGCGGGGGACGTGCAGTGGAACTTCGAGAAGTTCCTGGTGGCGGCGGACGGCGAGGTGGTCGGGCGGTTCCGGCCGCGGACCGAGCCGGAGTCGGCGGAGCTGGTGGCCGCGATCGAGGCGCAGCTGGCCGGCTGAGCCGGAGCGGGCCGAGCCCGAGCGGTCCGGGGCCCGGAGCGTCCGAACTGTACAGGTAACCTGCGCAGTGGAACTGGACGCTCCGGGCCCCGGGCCGTCCGCACGCCCGACGAAAGGCTCCGCCGTGCCGGTCACCGCGCTCGACCCGAACTCCGCGCTGGTCGTCATCGACCTGCAGCAGGGCGTTCTCGCCGCCCCCACCGCGCCGTACCCCGCCGCCGAGGTGCTGGGGCGGGCCGTCGAACTGGCCGGGGCGTTCCGGGCCGCGAAGCTGCCGGTGGTGCTGGTGCGGGTGTCCTTCGCGGCCGACGGCGGCGACGTGCCGCCCGGCCGGACCGAGCAGCAGCGGGGCGGTCGAGGTCCGGCCCGGCCGGAGGGCTGGGACCGGCTCGCGGCGGGGCTGGCCGAGCCGTCCGACCTGGTGGTGACCAAGCACAACTGGGGTGCGTTCCACGGCACCGACCTGGACGTGCAGTTGCGGCGCCGGGGCGTCACCCAGGTCGTGCTGGCGGGCATCGCGACCAGCATCGGCGTGGAGTCGACGGCGCGGGCCGCGCACGAGCACGGCTACCACGTGACGCTGGCGGTGGACGCGATGACCGACCTGGACGCGGAGGCGCACCGCACCAGCGTGCGCTGGATCTTCCCGCGGCTGGGCGAGACCGGCAGCACCGCGGAGGTCCTGGCGCTGCTGGCCGCGACCCGCTGAGCGTCCCGCGCACCGGAGCGGAGCGGAAGCCCGGCTCAGACCTCGCCGGGGTGCCAGGCGGGCCACTCCCAGGGGCGGTCGTCCCAGTGCACCCGGACGGGGTCGCGCGGGTCGAGGTCGGGGAAGTGGCGGTGCAGCTCGGGTTCGAACTCCTCGGGGGCGAGCGGCTTCCAGCCGGCGCCCTGGAAGTGGACCAGGCGGTAGCGGCTGTCGGTGCGGAACTCGGCGATCCGGACCAGGGGCTCTTCGGCGCCGCCGGTGGTGCCGCCGGGGCCGGCGCTGGTGCTGGGGCTGGTGCTGGGGTTGGGGCTCGTCATGCGGCCAGCATCGGCCGGGCCCGCGCGGTGCGCACGTCCGGGCGGCGTGTCCCTGGCGTGTCCCCGGCGTGTCACGGTCCGGTGCGAGGGCCCGGGAGCGCGGGCGCGCTCCCGTACCGTGGAGGGAGTCGGAGGCTGCGTCCCGGGAGGACCGCGATGGGCAGGGGCAAGGACGGCAAGAGCGGCAAGAGCGGCAAGGGCGTGGCCGGGCGGGTGCGCGGGCTGGACGGGGTCGCGGTGACCCGGTCGGCGTGGGGGCTGTACCGGGAGACCCGGCGGCCGGGCGCGCCGGGGCTGGCGGCGCGGCTGTGGGCGCTGCCGCGCCTGCTGCGGGACGTGCTGGCGGGGCGTTACCCGGGGGTGGGTCCGGGGAAGCTGGCCGCGCTGACGGTGGCGGTGGGGGTGTACCTGCTGAGCCCGATCGACGCGGTGCCGGACGTCATCCCGCTGCTGGGCTGGGGTGACGACACGGCGCTGCTGCTGTGGTTCCTGATGGGGCTGACCCGCGAGGCGGGGCGGTACGTGGAGTGGACGGCGGAGCGTGGGCGGGAGGCGGGGGCACCGGCCGTCGAGGGCTGATCGCATCGCAACGATTGACTTTTGGCTCGCAAGAATCTGACATCAGGAAGAAATTTCCGCGCAACGCTCTTGTGGCAGGGCCGGAGGCGCCCCTACTGTCGGCTCACCTCCACCACGCCTTCCAGAGAGCCGGTCCCCGATGCCTGCTGCCCCCGCCCTCCCCTCGCCCTCCTCCGCCCCGTCCCGTTCGGCCCGCTCGTCCCGTTCGGCCCGCGCCGGGGCGGTCGTGGTCGCCTCCGTGCTCGGGCTGGGGGTGGCGCTGTGCGCCCCGGCCGCGCAGGCCGCCTCGGCGGGCCCGGCCGGCGGCGCGGTGGTGACCCGGGCCGGGATCGATCCGGCGCTGACCGCGGGCCGCGGCGCCCGGGTGGACTTCCTGGAGCAGGAGGCGGAGCACGCGGCCACCACCGGCAGCGTGATCGCCGCCGACCGCACCGCGTACACGCTCGCCGCGGAGGCTTCGGGCCGCAGCGCGGTGAAGCTGGCCCCGGGGCAGTACGTGGAGTTCACGCTGCCCGCGGCCGCCAACGCGATCACCGTCCGCTACAGCCTGCCGGACGCCGAGAACGGCGGCGGGATCAGCGCGCCGCTGGACGTCACGGTCAACGGCAAGGACCGCCGGCAGCTCTCGGCGACCAGCCAGTACTCCTGGCTGTACAACCAGTACCCGTTCAGCAACGACCCGAAGGCCGGGCTGCTGCACCCGGACTGGTGGATCACCGAGTGCGGCTGCGTGCCCGCCGCGACCACCCCCGCGCCGACCGTGGCCACCCCGTTCCGGCCGGGCCACCTGTACGACGAGCAGCGGCTGCTGCTCGGCCGCACCTACCAGGCGGGCGACAAGGTCCGGATCGCGCTGCCCGCCGGGTCGAAGGCGCCGTGGGCGGCGATCGACCTGCTGGACTCGCAGCTGGTGGCCGCGCCGCACGTCGAGCCGAAGGCCGTCAACGTGCTGGCGCTCGGCGCGGACCCGACCGGGCGGCGCGACTCGGCGGACGCCATCGAGCGGGCGATCAGGCTGGCCAGGGCCGTGCACCTGCCGGTCTACCTGCCGCCGGGCGTGTTCCAGGTCAACCGGCACCTGGCGGTCGACGACGTGACGCTGATCGGCGCGGGCAGCTGGTACACCGTGCTCAAGGGCACCCAGCAGACCCTGGCCGCCCCCGCCCCGGACGGCAGCGTGCACACCGGCGTCGGCCTCTACGGCAAGGACGCGGCGCAGGGCGGCAGCCACGACGTGCACCTCTCCGGCTTCGCGATCGAGGGCGACGTCCGGGAGCGGATCGACACCGACCAGGTCAACGCCGTCGGCGGCGCGTTCAGCGACTCCAGCATCGAGGGCCTGTACCTGCACCACACCAAGGTCGGCATCTGGCTGGACGGCCCGATGAGGAACCTGCGGATCACCGGCAACCAGATCGCCGACCAGATCGCCGACGGCATCAACTTCCACACCGGCGTGACCGACTCGGTGATCCGCGACAACTTCCTGCGCAACACCGGCGACGACGGCATCGCGCTCTGGTCCGAGAAGACCGCGGACGCCCGGATCACCATCGACCACAACACCGTGCAGTCGCCGACCCTGGCCAACGCCATCGCCGTCTACGGCGGCACCGACACCACCGTCTCCGCCAACCTGGTCGCCGACCCGGTCCGCGAGGGCTCCGGCCTGCACGCCGGTTCGCGGTTCGGCGCCGAGCCGTTCGCCGGGTACCTGCACTTCACCGACAACACCACCGTGCGGGCCGGCGCCTACGAGCTGAACTGGAACATCGGCCTCGGCGCGATCTGGTTCGAGGTGCTGGACCGGGACATCGACGCCGACATCAAGGTCACCGGCGACCACTACCTGGACTCCACCTACAACGCGATCATGGCGGTCGCCGAGTGGGGCGTGAAGGACCGGTACAAGCTCGCCAACCTGGCGTTCAAGGACGTGCGGATCGACGGCACCGGCACCTCGGTGCTCAGCGCCCGCGTCGCCGGCTCGGCCGGCTTCGAGAACGTCACCGCCCGCAACGTCGGCGCCGTCGGCGTCAACAACTGCGGCACCTTCCACTTCACCCCGGCCGGCTCCGAGTTCACGGTCAACGACCTGGGCGGCAACTCCGGCGGCGGCACCACCGGCGCCTGGCTGGCGCCCTGGGAACTGCCCAACACCCTCACCTGCGACGACCGCCCGCCGGTGGTCGCCCCGCCGGCCCCGTCCGCGTGGTGACCCGGCGCTGACCGGCCGGGCCGCCGCCGCTACACCAGCGACTTGGCCAGCTTGGCGAACCGCAGGTCGGTGCGGAGCGGCACGCCGAAGCGCAGGTCCCCGTAGGGGAACGGCTCGAACTCGCCGGTCCGGGCGAAGCCCCGGCGCTCGTACCAGGCGATCAGCTCGGCGCGCTGCTCGATCACCGTCATCTCCATCGCGGTCGCGCCCCACGCGGTCCGGGCCCACTCCTCGGCCCGGGCCAGCAGCAGGCGGCCCAGGCCGCCGCCCTGGATCGCCGGGGAGACCGAGAACATGCCGAAGTACGCGGCGCCACCGCGCCGTTCGACGTGGCAGCAGGCGATCGGGGCGCCGTCCCGCTCGACCAGCAGCACCACCGAGTCGGGGCGGGTCAACAGCTCGGTGACGGCGGCCTCGTCGGTGCGCTGGCCCTCCAGCAGGTCCGCCTCGGTGGTCCAGCCGGCCCGGCTGGAGTCGCCCCGGTACGCCGACTCGACCAGCGCCACCACGGCCGGCACGTCCCGGAGTTCGGCCGCCCGGACGACCGGCTGGGCGACCGGCGCGGTGGCGGCGAGGTCTGCGGGGGCGGGCGTCGGCTCGGCGGCGGTCATCGGTGCTGCTCCTCGGGTCACGGCGGCGGGACCGCCATGGTCGCACAGCGCCCGCCCGTCCCCCAATGACCAGTGCGGCCGGCCCCGGGCCGGGGGCCGGCCGCACTGACTCCCCCCGGGGCCAGCCCGTCAGCCCGCGACCCGGACGGTCGGCGCCGCCTCCCCCGGGCCCGCCAGCCGTCCGGCCGCGGCGGCCAGCCGCTCCCCGGACGGGGCCGGGGCCGGGCCGAAGGGGGTGACGGTGAGCAGGTCGCCGTCCCGCTCCCAGGTGCCGGTGATCTCGCCGTCCACCACCAGCAGCGGGGCGATCCAGCCGGCGGCCCGGCTGACCTTCGCCCGGTGCGCGGCGGGCAGCAGTTCGGCGGCCTTGGTGCCGGGCCCGAGCACGTACTGGTCGAACGCGCCGAGCAGGTGCACCGAGTCGGCGGGCGGGGCGGCGGCCAGGTCGTCGAGCAGCGCGGTGAGCGCGTAGCCGGGGGCGCCGTCGACGGTGACCTCGGTCAGCCGGTCGCCGAGCGCGGCGGCGAAACCCTTCAGGACGGTCTTGCGCAGGCTGTTCCGGGACAGCCAGGCGTCGAACCGGGCCAGGTCGGCCGGGCCGTACGCGCCGAGGTAGGCGGCCAGCAGGCGCGGCCCGGCTTCCTCGACCGGCGGCAGGCCGGGCCAGTCGGGGCAGTGGCTCGCCGGGTGGGTGAAGGCGGCGCGGCCGCCGGGGGCGGGCGCGTGGCAGAGCGCGCCCTGCCAGGCCAGCGGTTTCAACAGCGATCCCCAGCCGGAGGCGAGCTGCTCCGCGAGCGGGGCGAACCGGGGGTCGGCGGCCAGCGCGGCGGTCAGCTCCTCCCTGGTCAGCACCGTGCCGTGCAGCAACTCGGCGACGGTCTCGACCAGTTGGGCGACCTGGGCGGGCGTGGCGCCGAACTCCCTGGTCCAGGCGGGGCGTTCCCACGTCCGGGCGGAGCCGATCAGGGCGAGCGCGTCGGCGGCGGTGGCCGGGTCGAGCAGGTGCAGGGTGCCGCGCTGGGCCCAGGTGCGCAGCAGGCGGCCGTCGGCGAGGGCGGCGGCGACCGGTTCGGCGCCGGGGGCGGTGCGCAGGGCGACGGCGAGCGCGGCGGCGGCCGGGACCTGGGCCTGGACGCCGACCAGCCGCCGGACGGCGGCGACCGGCCCGTCCGCGCGCTCCGCGCCGTCCAGGTGCTGTCGGCGCAGCCGCCAGGCGCGGACCCGCGCCGCCGTCAGTTCGATGCCGCCCACGGCGTTCCCCTCCCGCTCTCCGGAGGTTCCGAGCCTAGCCACGGGGCCCGACAGGCACCGCGCGTCGGACGTCAGGCGTCCGGCGCGGGGACGGGCTGCTCGGAGGGGCCGGGGTACGGGAGGATCTGGCGGAGCAGGCCGCGCGGGTGGCCGCGGCGGCGCCACTCGCGCGGGTAGCCGAGCGACACCTCCTCGAAGCGGACGCCCTCGTACCAGGTGGTGCGGGGGATGTGCAGGTGGCCGTAGACGGCGGCGGTGACGTGGAAGCGGCGGTGCCAGTCGGCGGTGAGCTCGGTGCCGCACCACTGGGCGAAGTCGGGGTAGTGCAGGATGTCGGTGGGGCGGCGGTCGAGCGGCCAGTGGCTGGCCAGGACCAGCGGGACCTCGGGGTCGTGCGCGGCGAGCGTCTTCTCGGTGGCCTCGACGCGCTCCCGGCACCAGTCCTCCAGGCCGGCGTACGGCCCGAGGTCGATCCGGTACTCGTCGGTGCAGACGACGCCGTTCTCGTGCGCGCGGGCGAGCGACTGCCGCTTGTCGGTGACGCCGGGGACCCGCCAGGTGTAGTCGTACAGGGTGAAGACGGGGGCGACGGCGTACGGTCCGGCCGGGCCGTCGGTGCGGACGGCGTACGGGTCCTCGGGGGTGAGGACGCCGTGGGCGCGGCAGCGGTCGACCAGCAGGCGGTAGCGCTCGGGGGCGGTGAGGTGGGCGTGCTCGTCGGTGGTGCTCCACAGCTCGTGGTTGCCGGGGGTCCAGATGACCTTGGCGAAGCGTTCGGCGAGGGAGGCGAGGGCCCACTCGACCGTCTCGACGCGTTCGCCGACGTCGCCGGCGACGATCAGCCAGTCGTCCGGGCCGGTGGGCCGGAGCCGTTCGAGGAAGGCGTGGTTCTCGGTGATGCCGAGGTGCAGGTCGCTCACCGCGAGCAGACGTCCGTCCGGCACCGCTCCCCCATCCTGGTGTCACTCCGGTCCACGTGTCCCGGCAGCGGGACGCGCGTTGACACGCTACCTCCGGCGCGGGCGGCGCGCCAGCGGGTCCGGTTTTCCGACGTGACGTCAACATGCAACGGAACAGCGGGTGTTCGATTGTCACATCTATGGCTGTTCACTCTACATACTGTCATCCGATGTGTGGTTTCAACACTCTGTTGACTGACGGGGCCATGACTATATCTTCTCCGCATGCGGCCGACCCCGGCCGCCGCAACCGGATTGAGGAGTCGTCATGCCCGCTTCCGGCACCATCCCCGCGCGCCCTCGCACCACCACGGCGCGCCGCCCCGGCACCCTCGCGCTCCGCCGCGCCGCCACCGCGGCCGCCTGCGCCGCCCTGCTGGTCGGCGTCGTCGCCGCCGTCCCCGCGCAGGCCGCCAAGCCCGGCACCCCCGCCGGGTTCCACCCCGAACAGGACTTCGCCGGCTCCACCGTCGCCGCCCACGAGGGCCGCGGCCACGCGTCGGCAGCCGACACCGCGAGCGCCTTCGCAGCACTGGCCGTCACCCAGACCAAGGGCATGGACGTGTCCGGCTACCAGGGCAACGTCGCCTGGAGCACCGCCTACGCGAACGGCGGCCGGTTCGCCTACGTCAAGGCGACCGAGGGCACCGGCTACACCAACCCGTACTTCGCCCAGCAGTACAACGGCTCCTACAGCGTCGGCATGATCCGCGGCGCCTACCACTTCGCGCTGCCGAACGCCTCCAGCGGCGCCACCCAGGCCGCCTACTTCGTCGCCCACGGCGGCGGCTGGTCCAAGGACGGCAAGACCCTGCCGCCCGCCCTGGACATCGAGTACAACCCGTACGGCGCGACCTGCTACGGCCTCAGCCAGGCCGGGATGGTCAGCTGGATCCGCGACTTCTCCAACACCGTGCACACCAAGACCGGCCGCTACCCGACCATCTACACCACCACCGACTGGTGGAACACCTGCACCGGCGGCAACGCCTCCTTCGGCGCCACCAACCCGCTCTGGATAGCCCGCTACTCCACCTCGGTCGGCACCCTGCCGGCCGGCTGGGCCTACCAGACCATCTGGCAGTACTCCGACTCCGGCACGCTGCCCGGCGACCAGAACTACTTCAACGGCGCGCTCGACCGCGTCCAGGCGCTCGCCAACGGCTGACGCCCGACGACTCACGCCCCACGACTCGCGACTCGCGGCTCGCGGCTCGCGGCTCGCGACTGACCGCGCGGACCCGCCCCCGGCCGGAACACGCCCCGCACCGGCCGCGGGCGGGCCCTCCCACCCGCCCTCCCGTCCGCCCGCCGTCCCCCGGGGCTACCAGGTGCCGTCGGCGAACCCGGCGACCACCCGCGGCAGCAGCTCGTGCTCGGCCGCCAGCACCCGCGCGGCCAGCGACTCGACGGTGTCGTCCGGCTCGACCGGGACCTCGGCGCGGGCCAGCACCGGGCCCTCGTCGTACTCGGCGGTCAGCCGGTGCACCGACGCGCCCGAACGCCGCTCCCCCGCGGCCAGCACCGCCCGGTGCACCGCCTCGCCGTACATCCCGGGGCCGCCGTACGCGGGCAGCAGCGACGGATGGACGTTGACCGCCCGCCCGGCGAACTCCCGCAGCGCGCGCGGCCCGAGCCGGCGCAGGTAGCCGGCGGTCACCAGCAGGCCCGCGCCGGTCTCGGCGAGCGCCGCGCACAGCGCGTCGTCCAGCGCGGCCGGGTCGGGGTGGGTGCGACCGGAGAGGTGCCGGGCCGCGATGCCCTGCTCGCGGGCGAAGGCCAGGCCCGCCGCGCCGCTGTTGTTGCTCACCACCAGCGCGACCTCGAACCGCGCGCCGGGGAGCAGCGAAGCCGCGTGCAGGGCGCGGAGGTTGGAGCCCCCGTGCGAGACCAGGACCGCGACGCGCAGTCGCTCCGCCGAACCGCCCTTGTGCAATGTCACACCTTAATCATAGAGTGTGCTCCGCCGCCGCCGCACGGGATAGTCCACCCGTGCCGCGGCGGCCTCCAACTCCCCCCGGCGGCGCGAGCCCGGCGGCGCGAACCCGACAGCGCGCGGCTCGGCCGGCCCGGCGGGGGCCGGCTAGCGCCCGGCCGGCAGTGCCGTCGGCAGCGTCAACTCCCAGGTGTCGACGGCGAAGTCGACCGTCATGCCGTGCTTGCGGTAGAGCTCGGGCGCGCCGGTCGGGTTGCCGGTGTCGACGCCGAGGCCGACGGTGGGCAGGCCGTCGGCGGCGTAGACCGCGAAGAAGTGCCGCAGCAGGTAGCCGCCGAGGCCGCGGCCGCGGGCGGCGGGGAGCACGCCGATGTTGAACGCCCAAGCCTGGGTGGGGAGTCGGGCGCTGGTGCGGAGCACGGCGACGTCGCCCTGGCCGTCGAGTTCGGCGACCCAGACCCGGGACCAGTCGACCGTGTCGGCGTTGATGTCGGCCAGCCACTGCTCGTAGTCGCGGGGCTTGAAGTCGTGGTGGTCGGCGAAGGTCCGCTGCAGCAGCCCGTGCGCGATCCGCCGGTCGGGCTCCGCCGCGCAGTCGCGCAGCCGGACGCCGGCGGGCGGCTCGGGCAGCGGGTCGGTCGCCGGGTCGACCTGCCGGGTCAACGCGTGGTAGCGGCGGGACAGTTGCCAGCCGCGGGCACGCATCGCCTCGATGTCGGTGGTGGGTTCGGTGTTGAGCAGCAGGTGCAGCACGGCCTGCTCGGCGCCGTTGTCCCGGGCGAGTTCGGTGGCGCGGGCCTCCATCAGCTCGAACAGGTGGAGTCCGCCCGCGAGTTGGCCGGGCAGCAGGTACTGGTCGAGGTCGATCCGCGCGCCGCCGGAGCGGTCCCGGACCAGCCCGTAGCCGACCAGCCGTCCGTCCGCGTCGTGCAACAGCCAGGAGTCCCGGGCGAGATCCACCTCGGAGCGGGCCAACTCCTCGCTCACCTCGCCGAGTTCGGTCTCGGCCCGGCCGATCTCGATCTCGTCCACCTGGTTCAGCAGCGCGCAGACCGCCGCCGCGTCCTCCAACTCCGCGGGCCGTACCGTCATGCCCTCCGGGAGTGCCATCGCCGCTCCCCCTCCTCCGTCGTCGAGTCTTCCGGCAAACCCGATCTTTCTACCCGGCCCGGCGGTCTTCTCCAAACTCTTTAGCGACAACGTGTTCAGAAGCCGTGGCGGAGCGTGTGCGGCCGGTCCGGGCAGTGCGCGCAGACGAAGAGCTGGATGCCGCCCGGGTCACCCAGCGCCAGCCCGTGCGGGCGGCGCAGCGCCTCGGGGTCGCCGGCCGGGTCGTCCTCGACCGGCAGCCAGGCGCGGCGGCCGGCCGGGCCGAGCTCGGCGGCGGCGCACTCGGGCGCGCCGATCGACAGCAGGTGGACGGTCCGGCGCCCGCAGCCCGCGCAGTGCGGCCAGTCGGGATCACCGGCCCAGACCGGGTAGCCGGCCGCCTTGGTGCCGCCGGGCGCCGCCAGGTGCGCCTGGTACGACCAACCGGTCTGCGCCTCGCACCGGCGGAACTCCGGTTCCAGCGCGTCGTACTCCTCGTCCGACAGGTCCAGCACCGGGTACTCGACGACCCGCTCGGGGTGCAGCACGCACGGGAGCGGCAGGTACCCGGCGGGGGCGCCCGCCGGGCGGGGCGGGTCGGCGGGGACGAGGCCGGGGCGGGCGGAGTCCCACCAGCGGAGCTCGGGGTGCGGCAGGTACCGCCGGTGGTGGTCGAACGGGCACCACAGCACCTGCAGCAGGTCGACCCCGGCCGGGAACGGCAACCGGGGGCCGCCGTCCGGCAGGTCGGCGGCGAACAGTTGCAGCACCGGCACCAGCGGCACCGGCCCGCGCGGCGGCCGGACCCGCGCGCCGCGGCGCGGGTGCCGCCGCGCGCAGTGCGGCCAGGGGGCGCCGCGCGGCCACAGCACCGGGCCGCCCAGCGAACTCCCGTACGGGCCGGGCTCCCCGCGCCGCGGGTGCAGCCGGACGCCATCCGTCCGGTGCGCGGCCAGCGCGGGCCAGCGCGCCTCGACGTCGACCGGGCGCGGCGGCGTGGTCCGGGCCGGCGGCCGGCGGGTGGGCTCCATCCGTCCATGATCGCAGCAGCGTCGGCGGGGCCGGCGGGGCCGGGGCGGCCGCTGCGGACCGGCCCGCGAAAAAAACTTCCGGCCCGGACCGATGAGTTCGCGCGGCGGTGCCCGTCGAAGCCGGTGAGAGCAACGACGACCGCCAGGGAGCACACCGAAATGACCACCCCCGCCGCCACCACCGCCGCCAACAACACCACCACCGCGACCGACACCGCCACCCACGCCGCGAAGCCCGCGAAGTCCGGCAAGGCCCTGCTCCGGACGGTCTGGACGCTGCGGATCCTGATGGCGCTGTTCTTCGCGCTGGCCAGCGCGCTGCCCAAGCTGCTCGCGCTGCCCGCCGCGACCGAGGTCTTCGACGCGATGGGCGTCGGCGCCTGGTTCATGTACCTGACCGGCGTGGTCGAACTCGCCGGTGCCGTCGGCCTGTTGCTGCCCCGGCTGGCCGGGCCCGCCGCGACGGCGCTGATCGCGTTCCTGCTGTGCGCGTTCGCCGTCCAGCTGACCGCGATGCACGGCGAGAACGCGGGCACCCCGTTCCTGTTCATGGTGCCGCTGGCGGTGATCGCCTGGGCCCGCCGCACCGAGACGGCGGCCCTGCTGCGCCGCACCGGGCGCTGACGGCCGTTCCGCCGGGCCGGAGCGGACGCCGCCTCCCCCGCGCGCGGGTGGTGCGCGGCGCCCGCTCCGGCCCGGCGGTGTGCTTCCGTGCGCTGCTGGCGTGCCGCCGGGGGTGGCTGCTGTGCTGGGTGGCCACGGGTGTGCCCGGACGCGGGACGGACGCGAGGGGAGGGAGCGCGGTTGAGCGCACGCAGGAGGCCGGCCGGGCGGAGCGGCGACGGGGACCGGACGCTGCCCGTCGTCGGGGCGCTCGTGGGGGTCGGCCTGCTGACGGCGCTGCTGAGATGGCTGGCGGCGCACCGGTGGGTGGTGCTGCTGCTGGTGCTGGCCGCCCTGGGCGCGGCCGCGGCGTTCGCCTGGCAGCGGCAGGCGCGGGCGCGGGCCGACCGGGAGCGGACGAGCCGGCTGCGGATGGCGCTGACCGGCCCCGGCGGGCTGGACTCGCTGGCGCCGGACGCCTTCGAGTTCGCGGTGCGCGACCTGCTGCGCCGTGACGGCTGCCGGGCGGAGAAGGTCGGCCGGAGCAACGACCAGAGCGTGGACGTCCTGGCCGACGACCCGCTCGGGCGGCGCTGGGCGCTGCAGTGCAAGCACAAGCAGGACCCGCTGCGCGGCAAGCCGGTGCCGGTCGGGGTCCTGTACAGCCTGCTGGGGACGTACCAGCGGGTGCACCGGGCCCAGGTCCCGGTGGTGGTGACCAACGGGCGCTTCTCCCGGAAGTCGGTGGAGTGGGGCCGGCAGCAGGGCGTCCTGCTGGTGGACCGCGAGGTCCTGGCGGACTGGGCCTCCAGCGGCCGGCCGCTGTGGGAACTGCTGCCGAGGATCCCCGCTCCCCGGAGCGGTAGGGGGAGCGGGAGCGGACGCTGACGGCAGGCACCCGCACCGCCCCGCACCCGGTGCGCGGTCGCACCGCGGGCTAATCCGATCGACGCCCGGGCGGGGCTGCGGCAGACTGCCCCCGATGACTGAGCGAACCGACACGCCGCCCTCCTGGGACGAGCGCACCCAGCTGTCCACCTTCCTCGACTACGCCCGGGCCACCGCGGTGGCCAAGTGCGAGGGCCTGTCCGCCGAGGACGCCCGGCGGTCGCCGCTGCCCGGCTCTCCGCTGATGACGGCCTGCGGGCTGATCAGCCACCTGCGCTGGGTGGAGCAGCACTGGCTGGAGGTGGTGTTCCTCGGCGGGGAGCCGGCCGGCCCGATGGTCCTGATCAGCGACGACGACCCGGACCCGGAGATGCGCACGGCGGTCGACGTCCCGCTGCCCCGACTGCTCGCCGAGTACGAGGAGCAGAGCGTCCGCTACCGCGAACTGGTCGCGTCCCACGGCCTGGACGACAAGGCGCAGCGCCCGATCCGCGACGGCCGCCACGTCGACCTGCGGTGGATCCTGCTCCACCTGATCGAGGAGACCGCCCGCCACAACGGCCACCTCGACATCATCCGCGAACTGCTGGACGGGCACACCGGCTCCTGACCACGCCCGGCTCCTGGCCACACCCGTCGGCGGATCATGCCCGGGGCCGGGCCGGGCCGGGCCGGCCGGCGGGAGCGGCGTCCC is part of the Kitasatospora setae KM-6054 genome and harbors:
- a CDS encoding lysozyme, translated to MPASGTIPARPRTTTARRPGTLALRRAATAAACAALLVGVVAAVPAQAAKPGTPAGFHPEQDFAGSTVAAHEGRGHASAADTASAFAALAVTQTKGMDVSGYQGNVAWSTAYANGGRFAYVKATEGTGYTNPYFAQQYNGSYSVGMIRGAYHFALPNASSGATQAAYFVAHGGGWSKDGKTLPPALDIEYNPYGATCYGLSQAGMVSWIRDFSNTVHTKTGRYPTIYTTTDWWNTCTGGNASFGATNPLWIARYSTSVGTLPAGWAYQTIWQYSDSGTLPGDQNYFNGALDRVQALANG
- a CDS encoding YkvA family protein — its product is MGRGKDGKSGKSGKGVAGRVRGLDGVAVTRSAWGLYRETRRPGAPGLAARLWALPRLLRDVLAGRYPGVGPGKLAALTVAVGVYLLSPIDAVPDVIPLLGWGDDTALLLWFLMGLTREAGRYVEWTAERGREAGAPAVEG
- a CDS encoding metallophosphoesterase family protein, producing the protein MPDGRLLAVSDLHLGITENHAFLERLRPTGPDDWLIVAGDVGERVETVEWALASLAERFAKVIWTPGNHELWSTTDEHAHLTAPERYRLLVDRCRAHGVLTPEDPYAVRTDGPAGPYAVAPVFTLYDYTWRVPGVTDKRQSLARAHENGVVCTDEYRIDLGPYAGLEDWCRERVEATEKTLAAHDPEVPLVLASHWPLDRRPTDILHYPDFAQWCGTELTADWHRRFHVTAAVYGHLHIPRTTWYEGVRFEEVSLGYPREWRRRGHPRGLLRQILPYPGPSEQPVPAPDA
- a CDS encoding DNA glycosylase AlkZ-like family protein → MGGIELTAARVRAWRLRRQHLDGAERADGPVAAVRRLVGVQAQVPAAAALAVALRTAPGAEPVAAALADGRLLRTWAQRGTLHLLDPATAADALALIGSARTWERPAWTREFGATPAQVAQLVETVAELLHGTVLTREELTAALAADPRFAPLAEQLASGWGSLLKPLAWQGALCHAPAPGGRAAFTHPASHCPDWPGLPPVEEAGPRLLAAYLGAYGPADLARFDAWLSRNSLRKTVLKGFAAALGDRLTEVTVDGAPGYALTALLDDLAAAPPADSVHLLGAFDQYVLGPGTKAAELLPAAHRAKVSRAAGWIAPLLVVDGEITGTWERDGDLLTVTPFGPAPAPSGERLAAAAGRLAGPGEAAPTVRVAG
- a CDS encoding glutathione peroxidase, with product MADSLFELPIRTLAGEPSSLEAYRGRVLLLVNVASKCGLTPQYAGLERLQEKYGERGFTVLGFPCNQFLGQEPGSAEEIQEFCSTTYGVSFPLFEKIDVNGAGRHPLYARLTEAADATGEAGDVQWNFEKFLVAADGEVVGRFRPRTEPESAELVAAIEAQLAG
- a CDS encoding GNAT family N-acetyltransferase gives rise to the protein MTAAEPTPAPADLAATAPVAQPVVRAAELRDVPAVVALVESAYRGDSSRAGWTTEADLLEGQRTDEAAVTELLTRPDSVVLLVERDGAPIACCHVERRGGAAYFGMFSVSPAIQGGGLGRLLLARAEEWARTAWGATAMEMTVIEQRAELIAWYERRGFARTGEFEPFPYGDLRFGVPLRTDLRFAKLAKSLV
- a CDS encoding isochorismatase family protein, whose translation is MPVTALDPNSALVVIDLQQGVLAAPTAPYPAAEVLGRAVELAGAFRAAKLPVVLVRVSFAADGGDVPPGRTEQQRGGRGPARPEGWDRLAAGLAEPSDLVVTKHNWGAFHGTDLDVQLRRRGVTQVVLAGIATSIGVESTARAAHEHGYHVTLAVDAMTDLDAEAHRTSVRWIFPRLGETGSTAEVLALLAATR
- a CDS encoding glycosyl hydrolase family 28-related protein — its product is MPAAPALPSPSSAPSRSARSSRSARAGAVVVASVLGLGVALCAPAAQAASAGPAGGAVVTRAGIDPALTAGRGARVDFLEQEAEHAATTGSVIAADRTAYTLAAEASGRSAVKLAPGQYVEFTLPAAANAITVRYSLPDAENGGGISAPLDVTVNGKDRRQLSATSQYSWLYNQYPFSNDPKAGLLHPDWWITECGCVPAATTPAPTVATPFRPGHLYDEQRLLLGRTYQAGDKVRIALPAGSKAPWAAIDLLDSQLVAAPHVEPKAVNVLALGADPTGRRDSADAIERAIRLARAVHLPVYLPPGVFQVNRHLAVDDVTLIGAGSWYTVLKGTQQTLAAPAPDGSVHTGVGLYGKDAAQGGSHDVHLSGFAIEGDVRERIDTDQVNAVGGAFSDSSIEGLYLHHTKVGIWLDGPMRNLRITGNQIADQIADGINFHTGVTDSVIRDNFLRNTGDDGIALWSEKTADARITIDHNTVQSPTLANAIAVYGGTDTTVSANLVADPVREGSGLHAGSRFGAEPFAGYLHFTDNTTVRAGAYELNWNIGLGAIWFEVLDRDIDADIKVTGDHYLDSTYNAIMAVAEWGVKDRYKLANLAFKDVRIDGTGTSVLSARVAGSAGFENVTARNVGAVGVNNCGTFHFTPAGSEFTVNDLGGNSGGGTTGAWLAPWELPNTLTCDDRPPVVAPPAPSAW